A single region of the Photobacterium sanguinicancri genome encodes:
- a CDS encoding SgrR family transcriptional regulator, translated as MVGNQSSPFINQVHLQRLKQLCEHYEPHQTTKTDIPTLSEQLSCSDRNVAKLVKTLANIGWLSWQPGRGRGNKSEITILTGFEATLMQILELYCHKGQLSEASRYADVFGFSETFRKRLPHWLSAAQENLKAKNTLITLVPYTIPSFHPLWAYRAASRLYVDAMFDTLFTYDVTTKRIRPHLAHYYEFRDNELWLRLRPDVLFHNGEKLTAEHVATCLTDRMTKSHTYQNLYRHIQSIRTQGAWVILTMTHKQHAILHILADMHSSIYLETSDNDIPYGTGPFRLESCDKHQWVLAKNPDYFSSGGFIDKAEFWTSDTTEAKVQGHIVHHGYSSNGFTACDQVALQTGCDIISFPTTKSSLSMDEKAWIFHHAREFCHHVTQDILPVANSVVGYHQHQGVYLYHHEMKRPTQTLKVLASHSNKYRIQLLQYLESKGANIEVFSDDESQHSQYDMAIGGYVFSDDDMFGYYKWLICSSVFKYCLSPQQQAVFLNIVDKLLLTSSSETNYLDQLHRCEDWLIQHGVFFPLWRDALSYNFDKSLQGAETDSAGTVSLRKLWFED; from the coding sequence ATGGTAGGAAACCAGAGTTCACCTTTTATTAATCAAGTTCATCTGCAGCGTCTCAAGCAGCTGTGCGAGCATTATGAACCACACCAAACCACAAAAACAGACATCCCTACCCTGTCTGAGCAACTAAGCTGCTCTGATCGAAATGTCGCTAAGTTAGTTAAAACACTGGCAAATATTGGTTGGCTTTCTTGGCAACCGGGAAGAGGACGGGGGAATAAATCCGAAATCACTATCCTGACTGGCTTTGAAGCTACTTTAATGCAGATTCTTGAGCTGTACTGCCATAAAGGGCAACTGAGTGAAGCATCGCGCTATGCTGATGTGTTTGGATTTAGCGAAACCTTTCGTAAGCGCTTACCGCACTGGCTGTCGGCAGCACAAGAAAACCTGAAAGCAAAGAACACCCTTATTACGCTTGTTCCTTATACCATCCCCAGCTTTCACCCGCTCTGGGCTTACCGTGCAGCTTCACGGCTCTATGTTGATGCCATGTTTGATACCTTGTTCACCTATGACGTAACCACCAAACGTATCCGCCCACACTTAGCACATTATTATGAATTTAGAGATAACGAGCTTTGGCTTCGTCTACGCCCTGATGTACTTTTCCATAATGGTGAAAAGCTTACCGCAGAGCACGTTGCGACTTGCCTAACGGATAGAATGACGAAGTCTCATACCTATCAAAATCTTTATCGACATATTCAGAGTATACGTACGCAAGGCGCATGGGTTATTTTAACCATGACTCACAAGCAACATGCTATCCTCCACATCCTCGCCGATATGCATTCCTCTATTTATCTTGAAACAAGTGATAACGATATTCCCTATGGCACAGGGCCATTCAGACTAGAGTCATGCGATAAACATCAATGGGTACTGGCTAAAAACCCAGACTATTTTTCCAGTGGCGGTTTCATCGATAAAGCTGAATTTTGGACCAGCGATACCACAGAAGCGAAGGTCCAAGGTCATATTGTCCATCACGGTTATTCATCCAATGGCTTCACTGCTTGCGACCAAGTTGCACTCCAAACGGGTTGCGATATCATTTCGTTTCCCACCACCAAAAGCTCATTGTCGATGGATGAAAAAGCTTGGATTTTTCACCATGCGCGAGAGTTTTGTCATCACGTCACTCAGGATATTTTGCCTGTCGCCAACTCTGTCGTTGGTTACCACCAGCACCAAGGCGTCTACCTGTATCATCATGAGATGAAGCGACCAACTCAAACACTCAAGGTATTGGCATCGCACTCCAATAAATACCGCATCCAATTGCTTCAATATCTGGAAAGCAAAGGGGCTAACATTGAGGTATTTTCTGACGACGAATCCCAACATAGCCAATACGATATGGCTATTGGTGGCTATGTATTTTCCGATGACGATATGTTTGGTTACTACAAGTGGCTCATTTGTAGCTCAGTATTTAAGTACTGCTTATCGCCACAACAACAAGCGGTCTTTTTGAATATTGTCGATAAGCTCTTACTCACCAGCAGTAGTGAAACCAATTACTTAGATCAACTTCATCGTTGTGAAGATTGGCTCATTCAACATGGCGTCTTCTTCCCTTTATGGCGAGATGCACTCAGTTATAACTTTGATAAATCACTACAAGGTGCAGAAACAGACAGCGCAGGCACGGTGTCGCTGAGAAAGTTGTGGTTTGAGGATTAA
- a CDS encoding bifunctional 4-hydroxy-2-oxoglutarate aldolase/2-dehydro-3-deoxy-phosphogluconate aldolase → MKTNTWIDALRALRVMPVIQIEDAKDAVPLAKVLVENGLPAAEITFRTDAAAEAIAQIRAAYPEITLCAGTILTGEQADAAMAAGADFVVSPGFNPTTVKHCLEKGIKIIPGVNNPSQVEQALEMGIQAMKFFPAEASGGISMLKSLTGPYGNIQLMPTGGVKPANLMEYLAIPQVFTCGGTWIAPTAAIRANDWPTIAKNVRETCALLGQNLSQNQSQSE, encoded by the coding sequence ATGAAAACTAATACATGGATAGATGCGTTACGTGCGCTGCGTGTGATGCCGGTTATTCAAATCGAAGATGCGAAAGATGCGGTTCCTTTGGCGAAAGTGCTGGTGGAAAATGGCTTACCTGCGGCTGAAATTACATTTCGTACCGACGCGGCGGCAGAGGCGATAGCCCAAATTCGCGCTGCTTACCCTGAGATCACCTTGTGCGCTGGCACGATATTAACGGGCGAACAGGCAGACGCGGCAATGGCAGCGGGCGCTGATTTTGTGGTGAGTCCTGGCTTTAATCCCACGACTGTTAAGCATTGTCTAGAAAAGGGCATCAAAATTATTCCTGGCGTTAATAATCCGAGCCAAGTGGAACAGGCCTTGGAGATGGGGATCCAAGCCATGAAGTTTTTCCCTGCCGAAGCATCGGGTGGGATCAGCATGCTGAAATCGCTAACTGGCCCTTACGGTAATATCCAGTTAATGCCGACAGGCGGTGTTAAGCCTGCCAATTTAATGGAGTACTTGGCCATTCCCCAAGTCTTTACGTGTGGTGGAACTTGGATAGCGCCAACCGCCGCCATTCGCGCCAATGATTGGCCGACGATTGCAAAAAATGTACGTGAAACGTGCGCGCTGCTCGGTCAAAACCTAAGTCAAAATCAGAGCCAAAGCGAATAG
- a CDS encoding protein disulfide oxidoreductase, with the protein MMRTKFKAKPQTKKQKLRSALLYILFALVVVFGVDYWRTKDVPMQNVPPMVGMSLSGKPIDVIEMSKKEPVLVYFWTTWCVACKFVTPVVDWLSSSYPVVGVSLTSGKDERVRRYMNAKGYSYDNINDTQGKIARDWGISLTPTLIVINDGKVTSVTSGITTPIGIAARLWLAKY; encoded by the coding sequence ATGATGAGAACAAAATTTAAGGCAAAGCCTCAGACTAAAAAGCAGAAGTTGAGATCGGCATTACTGTATATCTTGTTCGCGTTGGTCGTGGTCTTTGGTGTTGATTATTGGCGTACAAAAGACGTTCCAATGCAGAACGTTCCGCCAATGGTCGGAATGTCGTTATCCGGTAAACCGATAGATGTAATTGAAATGAGTAAGAAAGAGCCGGTATTAGTTTATTTTTGGACGACATGGTGCGTGGCTTGCAAATTTGTGACGCCAGTAGTTGATTGGCTTTCATCAAGCTATCCTGTCGTTGGTGTATCACTGACTTCAGGTAAAGATGAAAGAGTTCGACGCTATATGAATGCTAAAGGGTATAGCTACGACAACATTAATGATACTCAGGGTAAAATAGCACGCGATTGGGGGATCTCCTTAACGCCAACACTCATTGTTATTAATGACGGAAAAGTAACAAGTGTTACTTCAGGAATTACTACGCCAATAGGTATTGCAGCCCGACTTTGGTTAGCTAAGTATTAA
- a CDS encoding DJ-1/PfpI family protein, which yields MEKQVAVLLADGFEEGEAVVFIDIMRRLDIKVDVLSCMETTSLQTYFETRISADDTLANKCHQTYDAVMMPGGPKGTDNLSANPMVVEFLQHHIEADKYICALCSSGAKVLAANNLLQGRNYTTGGGLEKKFADGNFVDQKVVIDGKFISGKGLGVSFEFAFTVAKALLTDDPQKVDWQASHIYFEHW from the coding sequence ATGGAAAAACAAGTAGCGGTACTGTTGGCCGACGGCTTTGAAGAAGGTGAAGCGGTTGTTTTTATCGACATCATGCGTCGTTTAGATATTAAGGTGGATGTGCTGTCGTGCATGGAAACCACGTCGCTGCAAACCTACTTTGAAACACGGATCAGTGCCGATGACACATTAGCCAATAAATGCCATCAAACTTACGATGCCGTGATGATGCCAGGCGGCCCGAAAGGAACCGACAACTTATCGGCTAACCCTATGGTGGTTGAGTTTTTGCAACATCATATTGAGGCCGATAAATACATCTGTGCCTTATGTTCATCTGGCGCTAAAGTGTTAGCGGCAAATAACTTGTTACAAGGGCGCAATTACACCACTGGTGGCGGCCTTGAGAAGAAGTTTGCTGATGGTAATTTTGTCGATCAAAAAGTGGTGATCGACGGCAAATTTATCAGTGGTAAAGGCTTAGGTGTTAGTTTCGAGTTTGCTTTCACTGTGGCAAAAGCACTGCTCACCGACGATCCGCAAAAAGTTGATTGGCAAGCGAGCCATATTTACTTTGAGCACTGGTAA
- a CDS encoding protein-disulfide reductase DsbD family protein, whose product MPKSKMSLHFVVLWLFVALCSTFTVNASASESMTPVTTGWMQDKLHPYVETRFVMTGQVNEKDKTAAGYLEVNLSGEWKTYWRSPGEGGIAPKIKWADSKNVSQLQWFWKFPQRFNLLGIDTLGYKHNIIFPMNLHIDDMNKPVELNAVLTMSSCTTICILTDFDINLVFNPSDMTVNNDAMLVYAKAMSEVPKDSPLVEGTSTIWDARKSQLQVIATHQIGWTVPDVIVDGDSDEMQDAEFGIPHIEIEGNQAIATYDVSSWMGTPDLNNQHIRVSIKDKDFITEYPATVTNGIVGNSSMISMVLLALLGGLILNIMPCVFPVLGMKLSGVISAQGMARKQVRFQFLASASGILASFWLIATFLAVLKISGSVIGWGIQFQNGWFIGGMFIVTALFSANMLGLFEIRLSSNTNTWMATKGDSSYVGHFTQGMFATLLATPCSAPFLGTAVAFALATTIPTMFGIFTALAIGMALPWILVAAFPSIALALPKPGAWMNRVKYLFGGMMLITSVWLFSLLRPHVPQLWLYAILAVSVCLLLVRLVQVHGIKTAGAVALLLLSVISASLFVEKATSKMLPPEPEWEALSTVAIDEHVANGQVVFVDVTADWCVTCKANKIGVLLQDPVYSALTEGDVVPMEGDWTVPSDSVTSYLQEHNRFGVPFNMVYGPNAPEGVELPVILTSDAVMEAIEKARGDDE is encoded by the coding sequence ATGCCTAAAAGCAAAATGTCATTGCACTTTGTTGTGCTTTGGCTATTCGTTGCGCTGTGTTCAACATTCACTGTGAACGCAAGTGCAAGCGAATCGATGACTCCTGTTACAACGGGTTGGATGCAAGACAAGTTACATCCGTATGTAGAAACGCGCTTTGTCATGACTGGACAAGTTAATGAAAAAGACAAAACTGCAGCAGGTTATCTGGAGGTGAACCTTTCAGGCGAATGGAAAACTTACTGGAGAAGTCCTGGTGAAGGAGGCATTGCGCCCAAAATCAAATGGGCCGACTCTAAGAATGTTTCGCAACTACAATGGTTTTGGAAGTTTCCTCAACGCTTCAATTTGCTCGGCATAGATACGCTAGGCTACAAGCACAACATCATCTTTCCGATGAATCTTCATATTGATGATATGAACAAACCTGTTGAGCTTAATGCCGTGCTGACGATGTCTTCATGCACCACCATATGTATTCTCACGGATTTTGATATCAACTTGGTGTTTAACCCAAGTGACATGACCGTGAATAACGACGCGATGCTTGTCTACGCTAAAGCAATGAGCGAAGTGCCGAAAGACTCACCGCTTGTAGAGGGTACATCTACGATTTGGGATGCTCGCAAGTCGCAACTTCAAGTTATTGCTACACATCAAATTGGCTGGACTGTACCCGATGTAATCGTGGATGGTGATTCAGATGAAATGCAAGATGCTGAATTTGGTATTCCTCACATTGAAATTGAAGGTAACCAAGCCATTGCGACTTATGACGTAAGCAGCTGGATGGGCACACCCGATCTCAACAACCAACACATTCGTGTCAGCATCAAAGACAAAGACTTCATTACAGAATACCCAGCCACTGTTACCAACGGCATAGTGGGTAATAGCTCTATGATAAGTATGGTGCTTTTGGCGCTATTAGGTGGGTTGATTCTCAATATCATGCCCTGTGTATTCCCTGTGCTTGGAATGAAACTGAGTGGGGTTATTTCTGCTCAAGGTATGGCAAGAAAACAGGTTAGGTTCCAATTCCTTGCATCTGCGAGTGGCATCCTCGCATCCTTCTGGTTAATAGCCACTTTCTTGGCTGTGTTAAAAATCTCAGGTAGCGTTATCGGTTGGGGAATTCAGTTCCAAAACGGCTGGTTTATCGGTGGGATGTTTATCGTCACCGCTCTTTTCAGCGCCAACATGTTAGGGCTTTTCGAGATCCGTCTTTCATCGAATACAAATACGTGGATGGCAACCAAGGGCGACAGTAGTTACGTCGGGCACTTTACTCAAGGTATGTTCGCAACGCTATTGGCTACGCCATGTTCTGCTCCATTTCTTGGGACAGCAGTCGCCTTTGCTCTTGCCACGACTATCCCGACGATGTTTGGTATTTTCACCGCACTTGCCATTGGTATGGCACTTCCATGGATTCTCGTTGCTGCATTCCCATCAATAGCTTTGGCGTTGCCTAAACCAGGGGCATGGATGAACCGTGTTAAATACCTGTTCGGCGGAATGATGCTAATCACTAGCGTCTGGCTCTTTAGCTTGCTTCGACCTCACGTCCCTCAATTGTGGTTATACGCAATATTGGCAGTCAGTGTTTGCTTATTGCTTGTCAGGTTGGTTCAAGTGCATGGAATCAAGACGGCGGGTGCTGTTGCCTTGCTGTTGTTGAGTGTTATCTCTGCCTCGTTATTTGTCGAGAAAGCAACATCCAAAATGCTGCCACCAGAACCTGAGTGGGAAGCTTTGTCGACCGTCGCCATTGATGAGCATGTTGCTAATGGCCAGGTGGTTTTTGTTGATGTCACCGCTGATTGGTGTGTGACTTGTAAAGCAAACAAGATAGGTGTTCTCTTACAAGATCCTGTCTACAGCGCATTGACTGAAGGTGATGTAGTGCCGATGGAGGGGGATTGGACAGTACCGAGTGATAGCGTCACGTCATACCTGCAAGAGCACAATCGGTTCGGTGTTCCGTTCAATATGGTTTATGGCCCTAATGCTCCAGAAGGTGTTGAGCTTCCTGTCATCTTAACCAGTGATGCGGTAATGGAAGCCATCGAGAAGGCAAGAGGTGATGACGAATGA
- the thiE gene encoding thiamine phosphate synthase — protein MRSCRLYLVTDDLQDLETMKTVVKEAVIGGVTMVQVREKHGDVRTFIERALAVKTILQDTGVPLIINDRVDVALAVDADGVHLGQSDMPANIARQLIGKDKILGLSVENEQQLVEAKHLPIDYIGLSAIFATPTKTNIQKEWGIDGLANAVAQSSLPIVAIGGINASNLDAVIATGVDSIALVSAICHAECPRTAVRNLIG, from the coding sequence ATGCGTTCGTGTCGTTTATATCTGGTGACTGATGATCTGCAAGATCTTGAAACCATGAAAACGGTGGTCAAAGAAGCCGTCATTGGCGGTGTGACTATGGTACAGGTTCGAGAAAAGCATGGTGATGTACGTACTTTTATTGAAAGAGCCTTAGCCGTTAAAACGATTTTGCAGGACACTGGGGTTCCACTAATTATTAATGATCGTGTCGATGTGGCCTTGGCTGTAGATGCCGACGGTGTACATCTGGGCCAGTCAGATATGCCAGCTAACATCGCACGCCAGCTGATTGGTAAAGACAAGATACTGGGACTGTCGGTTGAAAATGAACAGCAACTGGTTGAAGCCAAACATTTACCTATCGATTACATCGGGCTGAGCGCAATCTTTGCGACCCCGACGAAAACCAATATACAAAAAGAGTGGGGCATTGACGGGCTGGCGAATGCCGTCGCGCAAAGCTCCTTACCTATAGTGGCAATCGGCGGGATTAATGCATCAAACCTTGATGCGGTTATAGCGACAGGCGTCGACAGTATTGCACTGGTTTCGGCAATTTGTCATGCCGAATGCCCGAGAACAGCAGTACGCAACTTGATTGGATAA
- the thiM gene encoding hydroxyethylthiazole kinase: protein MNTQTIINALHAVREQKPLVVNLTNYVVMNNTANALLAIGASPIMAHSREEMAEMMSFAGALVINIGTLDSEWVPRMVFAVEQANIHNKTIVLDPVGCGASRLRTDTSRQLAKAANKLIIRGNASEIISLAGEKGQNKGVDALDSTEAAVDAARFLSREYQCNVVISGEIDFVVTNEGQSQLRNGHAMMPYVTGMGCTLSALTGAFAAIGEETGLAAAAILGVAGEIAAEQSKGPGSLQCNLLDTLYQLDEETLIQRLKLA from the coding sequence ATGAACACACAAACCATCATTAACGCTCTGCATGCAGTCCGTGAGCAGAAACCACTGGTTGTGAACCTGACCAACTATGTCGTAATGAACAATACTGCCAATGCGCTACTGGCCATTGGTGCTTCGCCGATCATGGCACATTCTCGTGAAGAAATGGCGGAAATGATGTCTTTTGCTGGTGCTTTGGTCATTAATATCGGCACATTGGACAGCGAATGGGTGCCACGTATGGTGTTCGCTGTCGAGCAGGCAAATATTCATAATAAAACGATAGTGCTTGATCCTGTTGGCTGTGGTGCTAGCCGCTTACGAACAGACACCTCCCGCCAGCTTGCCAAAGCAGCTAATAAGTTGATTATTCGAGGCAATGCTTCTGAAATCATTTCCTTGGCAGGTGAAAAAGGGCAAAACAAAGGCGTTGATGCGCTTGATAGCACGGAAGCGGCAGTGGATGCGGCGCGTTTCCTGAGCCGAGAATATCAATGCAATGTTGTTATTTCAGGTGAGATTGATTTTGTTGTCACCAATGAAGGACAGAGCCAGCTACGTAATGGTCATGCCATGATGCCTTATGTAACAGGGATGGGGTGTACTCTCAGTGCACTGACTGGTGCTTTTGCGGCTATCGGAGAAGAGACGGGATTAGCAGCCGCGGCGATACTTGGCGTAGCGGGCGAAATCGCAGCCGAACAGTCGAAAGGCCCAGGTAGCTTGCAGTGTAATTTGCTCGATACCCTGTATCAGCTTGATGAAGAAACGTTAATCCAGCGTCTGAAGCTGGCTTAG
- a CDS encoding DsbA family protein — protein sequence MKFITKSIITLLVTLAFSPVTYAMTKQEKIAEITQMLETNEGIIDSVHDSLAAYIDQQSSFDKTLAESHDFIYNNPHHPWYGSEHPKLTIVNMTDFSCPWCKKLDPVLRKIADDFPNDIKVINIYIPLKERDSQLNSATFGLNVWNNDREKYKAVEEMLISKPGIHNTRSIMKVAKKNKATDYVSSNSEISIEVAENYNLFTKLGVRGTPAMLIDGILLPGYLPYEKLYPIVKDKLEEKSK from the coding sequence ATGAAATTCATAACAAAAAGCATCATCACACTATTAGTCACACTGGCTTTCTCACCCGTCACTTACGCAATGACAAAACAAGAAAAAATTGCCGAGATAACGCAAATGTTAGAAACGAATGAAGGTATTATCGATTCGGTTCACGACAGTCTGGCGGCTTACATAGATCAACAAAGTAGCTTTGATAAAACGTTAGCCGAGAGCCATGACTTTATTTATAACAACCCACATCACCCTTGGTATGGTTCCGAACATCCAAAACTGACGATCGTCAACATGACTGATTTTAGTTGCCCGTGGTGTAAAAAGTTAGATCCTGTTCTTCGAAAAATAGCAGATGATTTCCCTAATGACATCAAGGTGATAAATATTTATATCCCTCTAAAGGAGAGAGATTCACAACTGAACTCTGCAACATTTGGACTTAATGTCTGGAACAATGACAGAGAAAAATACAAAGCAGTTGAAGAGATGTTGATCAGTAAGCCTGGTATTCACAATACGCGCTCGATAATGAAAGTAGCTAAGAAGAATAAAGCAACCGACTACGTTTCTTCAAACAGTGAAATATCGATTGAAGTTGCTGAAAACTATAATTTGTTTACGAAGTTGGGTGTTCGAGGTACACCAGCGATGCTAATTGATGGAATATTGCTCCCCGGTTACCTGCCATACGAAAAACTATATCCAATAGTAAAAGATAAACTAGAAGAGAAAAGTAAGTAG
- a CDS encoding sugar kinase, which translates to MMKMRQPTSQKKVAIIGECMIELSGKPFEQQMQSYGGDTLNTAVYLSRLCSGLTPYYVTGLGCDSYSQNMRSMWQQEGIDTSLVLTTEGKLPGLYAIQIDDFGERSFHYWRNDSAARYLCEHNGFFAVVEQLKTMDLIYLSGISLAILPDEGKAALLHALASLKQHNVKIAVDSNYRPRLWPNASEARKWLDLLYQLSDIALVTAEDEDLLLDQDNTPPELIADRLHRLGIDQVVVKLGADGAMWSCHQQQGVVAGQKVDLVVDTTAAGDSFNGAYLAAWCHGMSMAESCHWGNALAAQVIQCKGAIVPINQINHITTAMSEVNEN; encoded by the coding sequence ATGATGAAGATGCGACAACCCACTTCCCAAAAGAAAGTTGCCATTATCGGCGAATGCATGATTGAACTCAGTGGCAAGCCTTTTGAGCAACAAATGCAAAGCTATGGTGGCGATACGCTCAATACTGCCGTTTATCTTTCCCGTCTTTGCTCTGGGCTAACACCTTATTACGTCACAGGCTTAGGTTGTGATAGCTACAGCCAAAACATGCGATCTATGTGGCAGCAAGAAGGTATTGATACTTCTCTGGTGCTGACGACGGAAGGCAAGCTGCCGGGGCTTTATGCTATTCAAATTGATGATTTTGGCGAGCGTAGTTTTCATTACTGGCGTAACGATTCTGCCGCGCGATATTTGTGCGAGCACAATGGCTTTTTTGCTGTCGTTGAGCAGCTTAAAACCATGGACCTTATTTATTTGTCGGGTATATCGCTAGCGATTTTACCTGATGAAGGTAAAGCGGCATTGCTACATGCTTTGGCTTCGTTAAAACAACATAACGTGAAAATTGCCGTGGACTCGAATTATCGTCCGCGTTTATGGCCGAATGCCAGCGAAGCACGTAAGTGGCTAGACCTACTTTATCAACTTAGCGATATCGCGCTGGTGACTGCAGAGGATGAAGATTTACTGCTTGATCAAGACAATACGCCACCAGAGCTGATTGCCGATCGCCTCCACCGATTGGGGATTGACCAAGTTGTGGTGAAGCTGGGTGCTGACGGTGCGATGTGGTCTTGTCACCAACAACAAGGCGTTGTGGCGGGTCAGAAAGTTGACCTAGTTGTTGATACCACAGCGGCAGGTGATTCCTTTAATGGCGCTTATTTAGCGGCGTGGTGTCATGGCATGTCTATGGCGGAATCGTGCCACTGGGGCAATGCATTAGCCGCCCAAGTGATTCAATGCAAAGGCGCGATTGTGCCAATTAACCAAATTAATCATATAACGACAGCGATGAGTGAAGTAAATGAAAACTAA
- a CDS encoding helix-turn-helix transcriptional regulator has protein sequence MNAQKPFSVMLSQAVGSSYFRIGHDHWHIEELLSLQHLLLLTAPTIKEGLLWWSKSVSLYDRSIYVEPASRYDSLSLHFKSRTNTELPLWVHYLTQDLLEHVSSFTHLTHTWLQTPSQRNYLIRNEYGKSLQLHFDHQEIQVSATPDAKLFSLAKQFFLLLQHVRIEKEDLVSRLKKRIHDNISSPLRLSDLAVDLGLSPRTLQRRLQEKQINFTTLVDDEKKATALRLLADTQLSVSNIANQLGYDDPSNFHRAFRKWYPFTPQMYREQCRTNRTNRTNRTVQQENPIRLHYATAVIESSAAKQGQSGRVWIEVNNIAFEKKVAVECEDRDGVWRRYPAFFDYFLADGIELWSTANLPVANPLRFRLCYEVDGNQFIDDNLQHNYVVNEPILLGHPIVVVPTLVVVPEMEGVRVVIELACRLPDTEIIHCHIDGQENNRWAMTKTNQNRQFSSWSLSTYLTERPKKCHFELISQQGEHQRCDNYQHDYLFLSPLS, from the coding sequence GTGAACGCCCAAAAACCTTTCTCCGTAATGCTTTCTCAAGCAGTAGGCAGTTCCTATTTTCGAATTGGTCATGATCATTGGCACATCGAGGAATTACTTTCCTTACAACATCTGTTGCTGTTAACAGCCCCAACAATCAAAGAAGGATTACTTTGGTGGAGCAAATCTGTGTCATTGTACGATCGTTCAATCTATGTTGAACCTGCATCTCGCTATGACAGCCTATCGCTACATTTTAAATCACGAACAAATACTGAATTGCCTTTGTGGGTGCACTACCTGACCCAAGATTTACTCGAGCACGTTTCTTCATTTACTCACTTAACGCATACTTGGCTGCAAACCCCTAGTCAACGCAACTATTTAATTCGTAATGAATACGGAAAGTCGCTACAACTGCATTTTGACCATCAAGAAATTCAGGTTAGCGCAACACCCGATGCCAAGTTATTTTCTCTCGCTAAGCAGTTTTTTTTACTGCTACAGCACGTCCGTATTGAAAAAGAAGATCTGGTCTCTCGATTAAAAAAACGTATCCATGACAACATTAGTTCACCTTTACGTTTATCCGATTTAGCGGTTGATCTAGGGCTATCACCCAGAACACTGCAACGGCGCCTACAAGAAAAACAAATCAACTTCACCACACTTGTTGATGATGAAAAAAAAGCCACCGCTTTACGTCTACTGGCCGATACACAATTGAGCGTATCCAACATAGCTAATCAGCTAGGTTATGATGATCCTTCAAACTTTCACCGCGCATTTCGAAAGTGGTATCCATTTACCCCTCAAATGTACCGTGAACAATGCCGAACCAATCGAACCAATCGAACCAATCGAACCGTTCAACAAGAAAACCCCATCAGGCTGCATTACGCCACTGCCGTTATAGAATCAAGTGCCGCCAAACAAGGTCAAAGTGGCAGAGTATGGATTGAGGTCAATAATATAGCGTTTGAAAAAAAAGTGGCGGTTGAGTGTGAAGACAGAGACGGTGTATGGCGCCGCTATCCCGCCTTTTTCGATTACTTCCTGGCTGATGGTATTGAGCTTTGGTCAACCGCAAACCTACCTGTCGCTAATCCATTACGCTTTCGCTTATGCTACGAAGTCGATGGCAATCAATTCATCGATGATAACCTTCAACACAACTATGTCGTCAACGAACCGATTCTATTAGGCCATCCTATTGTTGTCGTACCTACCCTTGTCGTCGTCCCCGAAATGGAAGGCGTTCGTGTTGTTATAGAGCTTGCATGCCGCCTGCCTGATACTGAAATCATTCATTGTCATATTGATGGTCAAGAAAATAACCGTTGGGCTATGACAAAAACAAACCAAAACCGTCAATTTTCATCTTGGTCTCTATCAACGTATCTAACTGAACGACCTAAAAAATGTCATTTTGAATTGATTTCTCAGCAAGGTGAACACCAGCGATGTGATAACTATCAACACGACTATCTATTTCTTTCGCCACTTTCATAG